From Pseudoalteromonas sp. Scap06:
GTTTTCAATTCTACTGACTTGCCTTTCGCCTACAATTTGATAGGTCACGTCCCCCTCAATAAAACGTTCGCCTTGGTATTGCTGAGTGACATTAAACGCTAAAAAATCTTCTTGCTTTGCCTGATAAGTAAAGTAGGTTTCAGCATAAAAAATTTCATACGTTGCAATAGCCAAACCATAAGGCTAATTATTAATAGCGTAAAACTCAAAATAGGCAGTTTTTTCAGTGGCACTTTGGTTGATGTTGTTACAGGTAAATAGCAATCAAAACATGCTTCGCCATAGCATCGCTTTAGCTTTTCGATTACTTCGGGAGAAGGAATGAATTGGCCATTCTCTAGTTTTGATAAGTAAGACTGTTGGATGCCTATTTCACGTGCAGCAAATGCTTGAGTCCATTTTTTGTCTGATCGAAGACGTTTTAATTCTTTTCCTAGCGATTGCATACCCATATTCTCTTCTTAATTGCAGCCACATTATTATCACTAATTAGCTAAGCCAGAGATAGAGGTCATGCCTCTATTCATGCGAATGAATAAAAGAATATCATGAATATTAATAGATTAGCGATTTTTATGGGCTACTTTAAATTATGCTAGTATTCTCAAACTAACGAAAGGATATATTGTATTATGAAAAAACACGTTTATTTATTACTTAGCTCCATCGCTTTATTCTTTGTAAGTTATCAAACTAATGCTGAACCTGTTTTTGCAGTTAAAGCCGATATTTATAAATTGAAAAATGAAATAACAATTGATAGTAAAATTTCTGAAACACTAAATTCATTGACTCCAATTCACCAACCAATGCTATTAGCTCTATTAAACGAGAGTGCACAAATAGAAATAGGGGATAAAAAACAACTAACATCACTTGAGATAAAAGCAAACGAAGATGGATCGTTTTTCAATGCATCGATGAAGTTAAAAGATAAAACAGATGGCCAATGGCAATCGATAACGTCTTTTATGCCTAACATTCCCAGTGGTCAAGCTGTATATTTTAGCCGTACTTTTATCGATAGTGTTTGGTTGATAAAGTTAACAGGAACACGATATGAATCAGAAGAGCTGGGTCTAGCTAGTTTTAAAAAACAATAATAGTAATAGCTGAAGTGCTAGTAAGCACTTATTTTTCTACTGAGGTTTAGGCTTATATTGCTAGATATCTGGATCTTGGTTTTACTCCAATTTTTAAGATGTGTTATGTACTTATTAGTAATTATAATGCGCAGTTTATAATAAAAAGCCTCTGCGTAGGCAAAGGCTTGTGTTTTCTGCGAAGCCGGAAGCCCGTTTACCAAATCATCTCTACAAATTCAGGATGATCAATATACGGGTTACGATTTCCCTGAAATTCAAACGCTGCTTGGTTGCGGTCTAATTCCATTTGGCTAACAGGATCGTTGTTATGCCACTTTAACAGCATGGCCACAACCCAGCTTTCAAATACTTGGGTACTGGTGCCATTAAGCACGTCATTACTAGCTGCGGTGTTATTTTGCCAAGCACCAATTACGTTTTGATAACGGGTTGCCATGTAAAAATAAGCACGAGCAAAGTCACCTTTAAATTCATCAATAGGTTCAAACACAGTACCGTTGTAATTAATCGTATTACTTGCAGAGCCTAATTTACTGCCGTTGGTTGAGGTAAACGAAGCGCTTGCTACTTCACCGAATGGGAAGTTGCTTCGTTTTGAATTTACATAACCGTCAGTGGCGTAAATATGATGAACATCAGAGTTCATCGGTTCAACTTTTCCACCAAACCAACTTTTAGGGAACGAATGCTCTCGGTTGTAGCAATCTGCCTCACCACTGTAGGTGCCACATTGATCGCTAACAGCTGTGTATGTGTAGCTATCAGAGCCATTGGGCTTCTCGCTGTACATATCTAAAATACTATTATCGTTTTCATAGTATTTATCACGCGCCGATGCGTCGTAAAAATTCCAAATAGCGGAATACCCCTGAGCATTATGATTATTAATAATGTTATAAAGCTCAGTTTTTAGCGTGTAACCAGACAAGCCTTGAGTTGTCACATAGTAGCCGGTTGGCGTCGGTGTTGGCTCAGTGCTTCCTAATGAGAAAGCGGTAGCTTCGGTTGTTTGAAAACTAGCTCCACTGGCGAGCAATGTGCTTTCATTATTCAAGGCGTAGCTACCACTGCCATATGAACAGCAAATACCATCGCCATAGCTGTCATTAATAGTAAATGTATACTCACCATCGGCTACGCATAATTGTTCAGTATATTGGGTGTTTGCAGCATACCCACTTCCGCTTGCAACGACACCGGTTTGGTTGTGCGCTATTTGCCAGCTGGTTTCTTCGCCGTAGTTATCTGTGGTTAGGCTAAAAGTAAGGCCGTTATCTGCGCAGCTTGGAGAGCCAATGCTGTCATTATTAGGCAAGAAGTTATCAACATAAACTAACTCGCTACCATCAAATCCCGTTGTATCATAAAAGCGTAAGCCGACATCAATGGTTTTATTACTATCAGCTGTGTAGCTGTAAGTTATACTCTGCCATTGGTTGGTTTGTGCTGGATTTGAATAGCCTTGATAACCATCTATCAACAAACGCGCCTTAAGATGGCCTTCGGTATGATACACATCTACTGAGAACTCATAAGTTTTACCCATTTCAACAGCGACTTGCTGCAAAAAATCAGTATTGCTTTGTGTGCCTGTATTAACGCTAATCGCTGCTGCTTGTGAGCCTGTGCTTACGACTGTGCTGTTGGCAGATACGTTAATACCGCTATCAATCACTGTCCACGCATCTGGGGTGTTGCCACTGTATTGTTCAAAGTTGCCATTAACCACATTAGCCATCGCGGGTAATGGGGATAATAACAAGGTGCTCAAAAGTAATTTGTTTTTATATATACCGTGTAACATAGGTGTTCCTATTTATATTTTTGCGTAATATACCTTAGAATATTAAAGTTACAAAATTGTTAAATTAAAATTTCATAAAAGGCAATAAAACCCTTTTAGGCCTATTTCGTAGGTTTTTAGATAACTTAATAACTAAATGGAATATCAAAGCAGATTCTATTCTTTTTTTATCTATGCTTAGGCGGCTATCCTGCATACTCAATTAACCTCAACAGAACTTTCTGAGTGAGGTGGCACTCATTTTAAACAATGTGAACAAGCATTGTGTTTAACGTTCAGGGTTATGAGGAAAAATTCATGTTGTTAGGTCAACTCAATGCGCTAGCAAGTCCGCTTTCGCAAGAGCAAGTACAAAAGCTACAAGGTTTAGTGGCTGAGCTTAATCCAATTCAGCAAGCCTGGGTTAGCGGCTACTTAGCTGCTAATGCTAATTCTGCAGCGCTTGGCGCGCCAGCTTCAGGTGCACCTGCAACCTCGGAGGCGGCAGCACTGACCATTTTATATGGTTCACAAACAGGTAATGCTAAAGCGGTGGCGACTAAACTTAAAGAGCAAGCTGAGTCTCGCGGCTTAGCAACAAAGCTGGTTAGCATGTCAGATTACAAACCGACTGCCCTGAAAAAAGAAAAGTTTCTAACCGTGGTTGTATCGACTTACGGCGAGGGTGAGCCACCAGAAGACGCTGAAACACTGTATGAATTTTTAATTACTAAAAAAGCGCCAAAGCTTGATGGTGTCAAAGTTGCAGTATTAGGCTTAGGTGATTCTAGCTATGAATTTTTCTGCCAAACCGCTAAAGACTTTGAAGAGCGTTTAACTAAATTAGGTGCGGAGGTTATTCATCAACGTGCTGACCTAGACGTTGATTATGATGACGAAGCAGCCACTTGGATTGAGGGCGCATTAAATGCGTTTGAACCAGATTTAAAAGCCCAGCAAGATGCAACTAGCGGTCAAGTTGTATCAATGCCATTTGGCGCTCCTGTAGCAGCGGCTAGTCAGTACACAAAGCAAAATCCGTTTGCGGCAGAGCTAAGCTTAGTGCAAAAAATTACTAGTCGTGATTCAACCAAAGATGTACGCCATGTTGAAATTTCACTAGAAGGGTCAGACATTACGTATACACCTGGTGATTCACTCGGCATTTACTTTTTAAATGATGAAGCCCGTGTAGATGAGCTACTAGCGCAAACACAAATTGATCCAACTAGCCGCGTTAAACTTGGCGATGAAGAACTCAGCGTACGTGATGCCTTAATTGAAAAACTAGAGCTAACACAATCCTACCCTGGGTTTGTTGAAAAGTACGCCACGGCTACAGGCACGCCTGAGCTGCTTAAACTAGTAGAAGATAAAGGCGCAATGCGCGAATACATTGAGCCTCGTCAAATCTTTGATGTGGTTGCACAAAACCCAGCTAAATTAGAAGCGCAAACACTAGTTGATTGCCTGCGTAAATTACAAGCACGTTTATATTCAATTGCCTCTAGCCAAGCTGAGGTTGAAGATGAGGTGCACTTAACTATTGCATTAGTTGAGTTTGAAGCGTTTGGCACAGAGCACTTAGGTGGTTGTTCAGGGTACTTAGCACGCCGCGCAGAAGAAGGCTGTAAAGTAAAAGTGTTCAGTGAACATAACGATAACTTCCGCTTACCAGTAAGTGATGACACACCAATTATTATGGTTGGTCCAGGTACTGGTATTGCGCCATTTCGCGCCTTTTTACAAGAACGTGATGCACGAGAAGCAACAGGTAAAAACTGGCTGTTTTTTGGTAACCCACACTTTACTCAAGACTTCTTGTACCAAGTAGAAATTCAAGGATACTTAAAGTCAGGTTTACTAAGTAAGATTGATGTAGCGTTTAGCCGTGACCAAGCAGAAAAAGTTTATGTACAAGACAAGTTACGTAAAAACTCAAAAGAAGTATTTGATTGGTTAGAAGCGGGCGCTCATTTTTATGTGTGTGGCGACGCTAACCGCATGGCAAAAGATGTACACAATGCCTTAGTTGATATTATTAGCGAAAACACCGGTAAAAGCTATGAAGACGCAGAGCAGTACTTAAAAGACTTAAGAAGCGCAAATCGCTATCAGAAAGACGTGTACTAAGTACACATTGTTTACTTTATAAAAAGTAACGCTAACAGCCGTCACTGTAACAAATTTAGGATTAAACATGAGCGAACAAGATAAAAACGTAAAGCTTTCTGATAACGAGCGTTTGAAAAGAGAAAGCAACTTTTTACGTGGCACTATAGAGCAAGATTTAAAAGACGAGATCACCGGTGGTTTTACCGCCGATAATTTCCAGTTAATTCGTTTTCACGGCATGTATCAACAAGATGATCGCGATATCCGTCCTGAACGTGCTAAACAAAAGCTAGAGCCATTGCATAATGTGATGTTACGCGCACGTATGCCTGGCGGTATTATTAAGCCAGAGCAATGGCTTGCAATTGATAAATTTGCTGGTGATAAAACCAGTTATGGCAGCATTCGTTTAACTACTCGCCAAACATTTCAGTTTCATGGTGTATTAAAACCTGAAATTAAAGGTATGCACCAATTGCTTAATAGTGTTGGAATTGATTCTATTGCCACTGCCGGTGATGTTAACCGTAATGTGTTATGTACTACCAATCCGGTTGAGTCTGAGTTACATCAAGAGGCCTACGAGTGGGCGGCAAAAATTTCTGAACACTTATTACCTAAAACGAAGGCATACGCTGAAATTTGGCTTAATGGCGAAAAATCTGAAACTACAGAAGAGCCTATTTTAGGTTCAACGTATTTACCGCGTAAGTTTAAAACTACAGTGACGATCCCACCTAATAATGAGGTGGACGTACATGCTAACGATTTAAACTTTGTGGCGATTGCTGAGGATGGCAAACTCGTTGGTTTTAACGTGCTAGTAGGCGGCGGTTTGGCGATGACCCATGGCGATACAGCAACCTACCCACGTAAAGCGGACGACTTTGGCTTTATTAGCCTAGAAGATACGTTAAAAATTGCTGAGCACGTAGTATCTGTTCAGCGTGATTGGGGCAACCGCTCAAATCGTAAAAATGCAAAAACTAAATACACACTCGATCGTGTTGGCACTGAAGTATTCAAAGCTGAAGTTGAAAAGCGCGCAGGCGTGAACTTTGCACCAAGCCGCCCTTATGAGTTTACTCACCGAGGGGATCGTATTGGTTGGGTAGAAGGCATTGATGGTAAGCACCACTTAACCTTATTTATTCAAAGCGGTCGTATTTTAGACTACCCAGATAAGCCGCTTAAAACAGGGTGTCGCAAAATTGCAGAAATTCATCAAGGTGATTTTCGCATGACGGCAAATCAAAACTTAATTATTGCCGGTGTACCGGCCGATCAAAAAGCAGTAATTGAAGAAATAGCCCGCAATCATGGTTTGATTGACGATAAGGACACTGAGCAACGCAAAAATTCAATGGCGTGTGTGGCATTGCCAACTTGCCCATTAGCTATGGCCGAAGCTGAGCGTTACTTACCGAGTTTAATTGAAAAAATAGAGAACTTATTAGCCAAACACGGAGTGCCAAATGACAGCATTATTATGCGTGTAGTTGGTTGTCCGAATGGCTGTGGTCGTGCCATGCTAGCAGAAGCAGGCTTGGTCGGCAAAGGCCCTGGTAAGTACAACGTTTACCTTGGGGGGAATACTGAGGGTACACGTATTCCAAAGCTTTACCTTGAAAATGTTGGCGAAGAGGTTTACTTAGAAGCATTCGATAAACTCATTGGGCAATGGGTTAGTGAGCGTAATGATGGCGAATGTTTTGGTGATTTTGTTATTCGCAAAGGTATTGTTGCAGAAGTAAAAGTATCCGTTACCGATTTTTACGCATAATTTAAAAGCAGCGCAAAGCGCTGGTGAGGTTTAAAGTTGACCATGAGTGAATTTAAAAACATATTACAGCTAGATAAGCAAAGCCAACAGGCTATGTTAGCTGATGCGAACGGTTTGCTGGCTGACATGAGCGCAGAGCAGCGCGTTGCATGGGCACTTGAAAATTTGCCTGACACTGCGTTTTTATCATCGAGCTTTGGTATTCAGGCTGCAGTTATGTTGCATTTAATGACTGCACAGCGCCCAGATATACCTGTGGTATTAACTGATACAGGCTACTTATTTCCAGAAACCTATCAGTTTATAGAGCAAATGACTTCGCAGTTATCACTTAACCTAAAAGTGTATAAAGCGCAGCTGAGCCCTGCATGGCAAGAGGCTAAATTTGGAAAATTATGGGAGCTAGGTGAGGCAGGCATTAAGCAATACAACCAGCTCAATAAAGTAGAGCCAATGACACGCGCTTTAAAGGAGCTAAATGCGAGCACTTGGTTTAGTGGCCTACGTCGAGATCAATCCTCAAGCCGTGCTGAAAAGCAAGTACTAGAAATAAGCCGAGGTACGGTAAAAGTATATCCCATTATTGAATGGAATAATCGCGATGTATATCAGTATCTAACAAAGCACAATTTGCCATACCACCCATTATGGGAGCAGGGTTATGTGTCGATGGGGGATATACATACCACGCGTAAATTAGAGCCCGGCATGAGTGAAGAGGAAACCCGCTTTTTTGGCTTAAACCGTGAGTGTGGCTTACATATAGATGGAGATGGTATTTAATTATATTATTATTCAAAGCTATAAAATCAAAAAATCGCAGCCTTTGCTGCGTTTTTTGTTGTTTAATATTTGCTGAATTGGTTCTTTTTTATTATATTGGTTGTGATGATGGATTAAACACACAGCAGGAACGCTATGAAATACTTCACCTATTTAGCAATGTCAGTGATGATATTAGCTGTAGTCTTATTATTTTTTATAAAAAAGCCAAATGGCCAGCCTTGGTTAAGTACCTCTGTTATTCACAGTGAATCAGCAGAGATTAAAAATGAAATGATAGCGCTTTCATCTAGCGCGTTAGATAGTATTACCTCAGCAATTACCACAGCGGGTGAAAAAATCACTGGGGCTACCTTTGAGACAGAAACTCCTAAGCCAATTTATAAATGGCAAGACGAGCAAGGACAATGGCATTTCTCAGATGTACCAAACAAGAATGGTAAAAGCGAAGTGGTAAAGCTTAACCCCGCCGATATTAATGTCGTGGTTGCAGAAGATACCGCCATTTTGAGTGGCAGTGCTAAATCAGCAGTAAAGCCTTTTCCTCAGCGAGCACCAGCGATATACAACAGTGAATCAATTAATAAGCTGTTTGAAGATGCTGAAAAAGCTAAAAAGAGAATAGAGCAACGCAGTAAAGAGGTCGAAAGTTTTAGCGGCTTTTAATTTTGAGGTGTTTTTGCTGTGTCTTCAAATAACGCTTTTCTGCTTCCATTAATAATATAGTTAAGTATATTTTTGTGGGCAACGATAAAAGTACGCCAATTGCAATACAGGCAGCTGCAGTAATAATACCTTTAATGCCGAACTGGTTGGTAAAGTAGCTCGATACAATTAAACCATGGCCTGTCACTATTAAGCACAATCCAAGCAAAATCGATGTTTTAAGTAGTCTTATTATTACAATTGAAGACATAGCGACCTCTGCGCAGCGTGTCTTCTTAGTGTATGTAATCTTTATAAAGCGGCATTGATTTAGCGCAAGCATCCATTAATAATATAAAAAAGCCCAGCTCATTACTGAGCCGGGCTGCATTTTCGTTTTAAGTTGTTAGTCAAGCATATTGCGCAGTACGTACTGTAAAATACCGCCATGTTTGTAGTAATCCCACTCTTTCGGAGTATCAATACGCACATCGGCACTAAAGCTAACTTGTTTACCTTCACTGTTAGTGGCAATTACACTGACTTCGTCGGTTTTATCGTATAACTCTTGAATATCAAATTGCTCTTGCCCAGTTAAGCCTAGTGATTCATGGCTTTCACCTTCTTTAAATTGTAAAGGAAGTACGCCCATACCAATTAAATTAGAACGGTGAATACGCTCATAGCTTTGTGCTATCACAGCTTTAATACCGAGTAATAATGACCCTTTTGCAGCCCAATCTCGCGAAGAGCCGGTACCATACTCTTTACCTGCTAGAACCACTAGTGGTATTCCACTTTCTTGATATGCCATTGCCGCGTCATAAATACTTTCTAGCTTATCATCAGGTTGAGTGCGGGTAACACCGCCCTCGGTACCAGGGGCTAGTAAGTTTTTAAGGCGCACATTAGCGAATGTACCGCGCATCATTACTTCGTGATTACCACGTCGTGAACCATAAGAGTTAAATTGTACTTTTTCAACCCCATTTTCTTGTAGGTAAAGCCCTGCGGGTGCCTCTGCCTTAATTGCGCCTGCTGGTGAAATATGATCAGTAGTCACCGAATCACCCAGTTTAGCTAAACAACGCGCACCCTCAATAGTTGGAATACCTGGTGGTTCAACACTCATACCATCAAAGAAGGGGGCTTTTTTGATATAAGTCGAAGCACCGTCCCAATCGTAAAGTTTACCATCAGGTATTTGAATTTTTTGCCAGCGACTGTCGCCATCGTAAACATTGGCGTAGCTTTTTTCGAACATCTCTTTAGTTACCGTACTTTTTACTAGTTCACTTACTTCTTTAACGCTCGGCCAAATATTTTTAAGGTAAATATCGTTACCATGCTTATCTTGCGCGAGTGGCTCGTTGTAAACATCAATATCGGTTCTACCCGCTATGGCATAGGCAACCACTAAAGGAGGAGACGCTAAAAAGTTCATTTTAACATCTTGATGTATGCGCCCTTCAAAGTTACGGTTACCCGATAATATTGAGCTTACAACTAATTTGTGTTTTTGAATCGCCTCACTAATTTCATCGGCAAGTGGGCCTGAATTACCAATACATGTGGTACAGCCATAACCAACTAAATTAAAGCCAAGCGCATCCAAGTCATCCATCAACCCTGCTTTTTCAAGGTAATCGGTGACCACCTGAGAACCTGGTGCAAGTGAAGTTTTAACCCAAGGTTTTACATTAATACCTAACTGACGTGCTTTTTGAGCTACTAAACCGGCAGCTAAAATAACACTTGGGTTAGATGTGTTTGTACAGCTAGTAATTGCAGCAATAACACAGGCACCATCATTTAACTCAAATTCTTCTCCATTAAAGTTTACTTTTGCTGCGCCCATAAACTGCGCTTCATCGATAGGCTCATCAGGGTTGATAGTAGGACCTTCGCTTTCAATACGCGCTTGCTCTTCATCGCTTTTATCACGACGTGCCATACGCTCGTCTTGAAAGTCTTTTAAGTGCTGACCAATAACCTTGCCGGCTTTATCCAAAGTAATTCTATCTTGCGGGCGTTTAGGGCCTGCTAGGCTAGGCACAACATCATCTAAAGTTAGTTCAAGCTTATCGGTATAATGTGCTTCGTCGCCATCGTTACGCCATAAGCCTTGGTGTTTAGCGTAATCTTCAATTAGTTTGAGCTGCTTCTCATCGCGATTAGTTAAGCGTAAGTAATTAATCGTTTCATCATCAATAGGGAAAATACCACAGGTTGCGCCATACTCTGGCGCCATATTAGCGATAGTTGCTCTATCGGCAAGTGGTAAGTCGGCAAGGCCGTCACCATAAAACTCAACAAACTTACCTACCACACCGTGGTTACGCAGCATTTCAGTAACAGTAAGTACTAAATCGGTTGCTGTAGTGCCCTCAGGTAAGCGACCATTTAATTTAACACCCACAACCTGTGGAATAAGCAAGCTAATAGGTTGGCCAAGCATGGCGGCTTCGGCTTCAATGCCGCCTACACCCCAGCCAAGTACGCCTAAACCATTAATCATCGTTGTATGAGAATCTGTACCGACTAGTGTATCTGGGTAGGCTAACGATTTGCCGTTTTTTGTATCATTAAATACTACGCGGGCTAAATACTCTAAATTCACTTGGTGAACTATACCGGTTGCAGGTGGTACAACTTTTAAGTTATCAAATGCGGTTTGTCCCCAACGTAAAAATTCGTAACGCTCTTTGTTTCGCTCATATTCTAATTTTGAGTTTAAGTCGAATGAACCATCTTTACCGTAACCATCCACTTGCACCGAGTGATCGATTACCAGCTCAGCAGGAGAAAGTGGGTTTATTTTTGCAGGATCACCACCGAGTTTTTCCATCGCATCACGCATGGCAGCTAAATCAACAATTGCAGGGACACCAGTGAAATCTTGCATTACTACGCGGGCTGGAGTGAAAGCTACCTCGGCAGAGGGCTTCGCTTTTGGATCCCAATCTAATAAGGCCTGAATATCTTGTTCTTTAATATTCACACCATCTTCATTACGTAGTAAGTTTTCTAGCAATACTTTTAACGAGAAAGGCAGGCGTTTGGCTTTATCGCCAAGTCCCATGAGCGAGTTGATATGATACTGCTCGCCATTGATAGTGAGCTGTTGTTGGGTGTCGAAACTATTTTTCATTATTTGTCCCTTCAATAAATTAGATTAATATTCTTGTAAAAGTGACCTCTGTAGTGATTTGCAAAGTGTGTACCATGATAAAAAATACCATATTGGATAATTTATTTTGGTCGTTATTTAAATAGAGATGAAGGCCAAAAGTTAAAATTCAAGGGATACTCTGAGTAATAATTGGCCACAAAACTAAACTCAAAAAAGTGCTATTTAAAGTAGTCCTGTTGTTTTAAATGGAAACTTAAATACACCAATGCAATCGCAAT
This genomic window contains:
- a CDS encoding helix-turn-helix domain-containing protein — protein: MGMQSLGKELKRLRSDKKWTQAFAAREIGIQQSYLSKLENGQFIPSPEVIEKLKRCYGEACFDCYLPVTTSTKVPLKKLPILSFTLLIISLMVWLLQRMKFFMLKPTLLIRQSKKIF
- a CDS encoding endonuclease, yielding MLHGIYKNKLLLSTLLLSPLPAMANVVNGNFEQYSGNTPDAWTVIDSGINVSANSTVVSTGSQAAAISVNTGTQSNTDFLQQVAVEMGKTYEFSVDVYHTEGHLKARLLIDGYQGYSNPAQTNQWQSITYSYTADSNKTIDVGLRFYDTTGFDGSELVYVDNFLPNNDSIGSPSCADNGLTFSLTTDNYGEETSWQIAHNQTGVVASGSGYAANTQYTEQLCVADGEYTFTINDSYGDGICCSYGSGSYALNNESTLLASGASFQTTEATAFSLGSTEPTPTPTGYYVTTQGLSGYTLKTELYNIINNHNAQGYSAIWNFYDASARDKYYENDNSILDMYSEKPNGSDSYTYTAVSDQCGTYSGEADCYNREHSFPKSWFGGKVEPMNSDVHHIYATDGYVNSKRSNFPFGEVASASFTSTNGSKLGSASNTINYNGTVFEPIDEFKGDFARAYFYMATRYQNVIGAWQNNTAASNDVLNGTSTQVFESWVVAMLLKWHNNDPVSQMELDRNQAAFEFQGNRNPYIDHPEFVEMIW
- a CDS encoding assimilatory sulfite reductase (NADPH) flavoprotein subunit — encoded protein: MLLGQLNALASPLSQEQVQKLQGLVAELNPIQQAWVSGYLAANANSAALGAPASGAPATSEAAALTILYGSQTGNAKAVATKLKEQAESRGLATKLVSMSDYKPTALKKEKFLTVVVSTYGEGEPPEDAETLYEFLITKKAPKLDGVKVAVLGLGDSSYEFFCQTAKDFEERLTKLGAEVIHQRADLDVDYDDEAATWIEGALNAFEPDLKAQQDATSGQVVSMPFGAPVAAASQYTKQNPFAAELSLVQKITSRDSTKDVRHVEISLEGSDITYTPGDSLGIYFLNDEARVDELLAQTQIDPTSRVKLGDEELSVRDALIEKLELTQSYPGFVEKYATATGTPELLKLVEDKGAMREYIEPRQIFDVVAQNPAKLEAQTLVDCLRKLQARLYSIASSQAEVEDEVHLTIALVEFEAFGTEHLGGCSGYLARRAEEGCKVKVFSEHNDNFRLPVSDDTPIIMVGPGTGIAPFRAFLQERDAREATGKNWLFFGNPHFTQDFLYQVEIQGYLKSGLLSKIDVAFSRDQAEKVYVQDKLRKNSKEVFDWLEAGAHFYVCGDANRMAKDVHNALVDIISENTGKSYEDAEQYLKDLRSANRYQKDVY
- the cysI gene encoding assimilatory sulfite reductase (NADPH) hemoprotein subunit, encoding MSEQDKNVKLSDNERLKRESNFLRGTIEQDLKDEITGGFTADNFQLIRFHGMYQQDDRDIRPERAKQKLEPLHNVMLRARMPGGIIKPEQWLAIDKFAGDKTSYGSIRLTTRQTFQFHGVLKPEIKGMHQLLNSVGIDSIATAGDVNRNVLCTTNPVESELHQEAYEWAAKISEHLLPKTKAYAEIWLNGEKSETTEEPILGSTYLPRKFKTTVTIPPNNEVDVHANDLNFVAIAEDGKLVGFNVLVGGGLAMTHGDTATYPRKADDFGFISLEDTLKIAEHVVSVQRDWGNRSNRKNAKTKYTLDRVGTEVFKAEVEKRAGVNFAPSRPYEFTHRGDRIGWVEGIDGKHHLTLFIQSGRILDYPDKPLKTGCRKIAEIHQGDFRMTANQNLIIAGVPADQKAVIEEIARNHGLIDDKDTEQRKNSMACVALPTCPLAMAEAERYLPSLIEKIENLLAKHGVPNDSIIMRVVGCPNGCGRAMLAEAGLVGKGPGKYNVYLGGNTEGTRIPKLYLENVGEEVYLEAFDKLIGQWVSERNDGECFGDFVIRKGIVAEVKVSVTDFYA
- a CDS encoding phosphoadenylyl-sulfate reductase, translating into MSEFKNILQLDKQSQQAMLADANGLLADMSAEQRVAWALENLPDTAFLSSSFGIQAAVMLHLMTAQRPDIPVVLTDTGYLFPETYQFIEQMTSQLSLNLKVYKAQLSPAWQEAKFGKLWELGEAGIKQYNQLNKVEPMTRALKELNASTWFSGLRRDQSSSRAEKQVLEISRGTVKVYPIIEWNNRDVYQYLTKHNLPYHPLWEQGYVSMGDIHTTRKLEPGMSEEETRFFGLNRECGLHIDGDGI
- a CDS encoding DUF4124 domain-containing protein, with product MKYFTYLAMSVMILAVVLLFFIKKPNGQPWLSTSVIHSESAEIKNEMIALSSSALDSITSAITTAGEKITGATFETETPKPIYKWQDEQGQWHFSDVPNKNGKSEVVKLNPADINVVVAEDTAILSGSAKSAVKPFPQRAPAIYNSESINKLFEDAEKAKKRIEQRSKEVESFSGF
- the acnA gene encoding aconitate hydratase AcnA, giving the protein MKNSFDTQQQLTINGEQYHINSLMGLGDKAKRLPFSLKVLLENLLRNEDGVNIKEQDIQALLDWDPKAKPSAEVAFTPARVVMQDFTGVPAIVDLAAMRDAMEKLGGDPAKINPLSPAELVIDHSVQVDGYGKDGSFDLNSKLEYERNKERYEFLRWGQTAFDNLKVVPPATGIVHQVNLEYLARVVFNDTKNGKSLAYPDTLVGTDSHTTMINGLGVLGWGVGGIEAEAAMLGQPISLLIPQVVGVKLNGRLPEGTTATDLVLTVTEMLRNHGVVGKFVEFYGDGLADLPLADRATIANMAPEYGATCGIFPIDDETINYLRLTNRDEKQLKLIEDYAKHQGLWRNDGDEAHYTDKLELTLDDVVPSLAGPKRPQDRITLDKAGKVIGQHLKDFQDERMARRDKSDEEQARIESEGPTINPDEPIDEAQFMGAAKVNFNGEEFELNDGACVIAAITSCTNTSNPSVILAAGLVAQKARQLGINVKPWVKTSLAPGSQVVTDYLEKAGLMDDLDALGFNLVGYGCTTCIGNSGPLADEISEAIQKHKLVVSSILSGNRNFEGRIHQDVKMNFLASPPLVVAYAIAGRTDIDVYNEPLAQDKHGNDIYLKNIWPSVKEVSELVKSTVTKEMFEKSYANVYDGDSRWQKIQIPDGKLYDWDGASTYIKKAPFFDGMSVEPPGIPTIEGARCLAKLGDSVTTDHISPAGAIKAEAPAGLYLQENGVEKVQFNSYGSRRGNHEVMMRGTFANVRLKNLLAPGTEGGVTRTQPDDKLESIYDAAMAYQESGIPLVVLAGKEYGTGSSRDWAAKGSLLLGIKAVIAQSYERIHRSNLIGMGVLPLQFKEGESHESLGLTGQEQFDIQELYDKTDEVSVIATNSEGKQVSFSADVRIDTPKEWDYYKHGGILQYVLRNMLD